Proteins from a single region of Corynebacterium casei LMG S-19264:
- a CDS encoding IS256 family transposase, with protein sequence MAAAPYSIDPSSYLDELLAQASPDLMREMLQGFINQILSTQADQVCGADYATTSESRTNVRNGYRHRDLDTRVGTIDVAVPKLRTGSFFPDWLLERRTRAERALTTVIATCYLKGVSTRRMNDLVASLGINNLSKSQVSEMAKDLDLMVEDFRTRPLDTGPYLYVSCDALTIKVREGGRVVKTSVLLATGVNAEGYRELLGMQVATSESVASWTGFFRDLKARGLDEVYLVTSDAHLGIQHAISDVLPNASWQRCRTHFAKNLSAMVPKTQWPTLSAMFHTIFQQPDSESVCSQAKEVVAFCEQKFPHVADYLEEALDELLAFTNTPKSVWKKVWSNNPTERLNREIRRRTDVVGIFPNRDAVVRLVGAVLAEQHDDWIQQNRYMSLTSLEQTKAMITANVIDADTTKEVA encoded by the coding sequence ATGGCCGCTGCCCCTTATTCTATAGACCCGTCTTCCTACTTAGACGAATTGCTCGCTCAAGCATCTCCAGATCTGATGCGCGAGATGCTTCAAGGATTTATCAACCAAATCCTCTCGACCCAAGCAGACCAAGTCTGCGGCGCGGACTACGCCACCACGTCTGAGTCTCGTACCAATGTCCGCAACGGCTACCGCCACCGTGACCTTGATACCCGCGTGGGTACCATCGACGTTGCAGTACCTAAGCTTCGCACTGGATCGTTCTTCCCGGACTGGCTCCTGGAACGACGCACCCGGGCTGAACGCGCACTAACTACCGTAATTGCTACCTGCTATTTAAAGGGCGTATCCACTCGCAGGATGAATGATCTTGTCGCCAGTTTGGGAATCAATAACCTGTCGAAGTCCCAGGTCTCTGAGATGGCGAAAGATCTTGATTTAATGGTCGAAGATTTTCGCACCCGGCCACTAGATACCGGCCCATACTTGTATGTCTCATGTGATGCGTTGACGATAAAAGTCCGCGAAGGTGGACGGGTTGTTAAAACCTCTGTGCTCCTTGCTACCGGGGTTAACGCTGAAGGTTACCGGGAGTTATTGGGCATGCAGGTTGCTACATCGGAGTCAGTGGCTTCATGGACCGGGTTCTTTAGAGACCTTAAAGCCCGCGGACTTGATGAGGTCTATCTTGTGACCAGCGATGCACATCTAGGTATCCAGCACGCGATCAGTGACGTGTTACCGAATGCGTCCTGGCAACGATGCCGTACCCATTTCGCGAAGAACCTCTCAGCCATGGTGCCCAAGACTCAATGGCCGACGTTATCGGCGATGTTTCATACGATATTCCAACAACCAGACTCGGAATCGGTCTGCTCCCAAGCCAAAGAGGTCGTGGCATTTTGTGAGCAGAAGTTTCCACACGTGGCCGACTACCTGGAAGAAGCCCTCGACGAACTATTGGCGTTTACCAATACGCCGAAATCAGTGTGGAAGAAAGTCTGGTCGAATAACCCGACTGAACGGCTCAATCGTGAAATCCGGCGCCGCACAGATGTTGTCGGAATCTTCCCTAATCGTGACGCTGTTGTGCGCCTTGTTGGTGCTGTGTTGGCAGAACAGCATGATGATTGGATTCAGCAAAACCGCTACATGTCATTGACCAGTCTGGAGCAAACCAAAGCAATGATCACCGCCAACGTCATCGACGCTGACACCACCAAGGAGGTTGCATGA